The following coding sequences are from one Syntrophotaleaceae bacterium window:
- the brxL gene encoding protease Lon-related BREX system protein BrxL, whose protein sequence is MPELDRKATRVFAGKVVRKDLVRKVKVGANVPVFVLEYLLGKYCATDDAAAIEAGLRVVNTTISSNFVRPDEANKAQSMVKDKGKHTLIDKVKVRYLSDDDKYWAELLNFGHKFVHVPEHFLREYDRLLMGGIWAQIDIRHQYDEDAKGKRSPFWIDSIKPIQIASFDLAEYQNCRREFSADEWLDLLLRTIGLEPQNFDRRLKMMFLVRMIPLCEHNFNLVELGPRGTGKSYAYQELSPYTILLTGPTTVANLFYNMASGKMGLVGIWDSIAFDEVADLQKMPKEVVTTLKTYCESGMFARGKDALTGMASIAMFGNTNQAVDVMVRSSHLFMPMPEVIREDMAFLDRLHFYIPGWEVPKMRVEYFTDHYGFVVDYLAEALRELRKHNFTEAIDRHFSLGSHLNARDVKAVRKTVSGLIKLIYPHGEMSRDELAEITELAIEGRRRVKEQLKKLGSFEYHQTSFSYIDNDTREERFVGVPEQGGRDMIASDPLAPGSVYTASVDDQGKVGLYRLEVGCSPGTGKLKIAGGIDGTMRESIQRAFAYLAAQKVKIGISQQVDTTDFHVEGIDLLSNHVPCEAGVALIVAVYSAIKKQSVLAGLVILGDLSIQGNIKSLRSLVEPLQVAMDNGARRALVPLENKRNFLEVSGDIVERVDPIFFSDPMTAAMKALGMT, encoded by the coding sequence ATGCCAGAACTTGATCGCAAAGCAACCAGAGTTTTTGCCGGTAAGGTGGTTCGCAAGGACCTCGTCCGAAAGGTGAAGGTCGGGGCGAACGTTCCGGTCTTTGTCCTTGAGTATCTTCTCGGTAAGTACTGCGCCACCGATGACGCGGCGGCCATCGAGGCGGGGCTTCGCGTCGTGAACACCACGATCAGTTCCAACTTCGTCCGACCCGATGAGGCCAACAAGGCGCAGTCGATGGTCAAGGACAAGGGCAAGCACACGCTCATCGATAAGGTGAAGGTCCGCTATCTTTCGGACGACGACAAGTATTGGGCAGAGCTGCTTAACTTCGGCCACAAGTTCGTCCATGTGCCGGAGCACTTCTTGCGCGAATACGACCGGCTTCTCATGGGCGGCATCTGGGCCCAGATCGACATCCGGCACCAATACGACGAGGATGCCAAGGGCAAGCGGAGCCCCTTCTGGATTGACAGCATAAAACCTATTCAGATCGCATCGTTCGACTTGGCGGAATACCAGAACTGTCGTCGCGAGTTCTCTGCGGACGAATGGCTTGACCTGCTCCTGCGAACCATAGGTCTTGAACCGCAGAACTTCGACCGCCGGCTCAAGATGATGTTCCTCGTCCGGATGATCCCGCTCTGCGAACACAACTTCAACCTCGTGGAGCTGGGACCTCGAGGTACGGGCAAGAGTTACGCATATCAGGAGCTGTCACCATACACCATCCTCCTGACCGGCCCCACGACCGTCGCCAACCTCTTCTACAACATGGCGAGTGGAAAGATGGGGCTGGTGGGAATCTGGGACTCCATCGCCTTCGATGAGGTGGCCGATCTCCAGAAGATGCCGAAAGAGGTGGTCACGACACTCAAGACCTATTGTGAATCCGGCATGTTTGCCCGCGGGAAGGACGCTCTTACCGGTATGGCCTCCATAGCGATGTTCGGCAACACCAACCAGGCGGTCGACGTCATGGTGCGTTCCTCGCATTTGTTCATGCCGATGCCGGAGGTGATCCGCGAGGACATGGCCTTCCTTGATCGCCTCCATTTTTACATCCCCGGCTGGGAAGTTCCGAAGATGCGGGTCGAGTATTTTACCGACCATTATGGATTCGTGGTTGATTACCTTGCCGAGGCGCTCCGCGAGCTGCGAAAACATAACTTCACTGAAGCGATAGATAGGCATTTCTCGCTCGGCTCCCATCTTAATGCCAGAGACGTGAAAGCGGTTCGGAAGACGGTTTCAGGCCTGATCAAGTTGATTTACCCGCATGGTGAAATGAGCCGCGATGAGCTTGCGGAAATCACTGAGCTGGCCATCGAGGGTCGGCGACGTGTCAAGGAACAACTCAAGAAGCTCGGTTCCTTTGAGTATCACCAGACTTCGTTTTCATACATAGACAACGATACGCGCGAGGAGAGATTCGTCGGGGTTCCGGAACAGGGGGGGCGCGACATGATCGCGTCCGACCCGCTTGCCCCTGGGTCGGTGTACACCGCCTCCGTGGATGACCAAGGGAAGGTTGGTCTCTATCGCCTTGAGGTCGGCTGCTCTCCCGGTACCGGGAAACTCAAAATAGCCGGTGGCATCGATGGAACGATGCGCGAATCGATCCAGCGGGCCTTTGCCTATCTGGCAGCGCAGAAGGTCAAGATAGGGATTTCCCAGCAGGTGGATACGACGGATTTCCATGTTGAAGGCATAGACCTGCTCAGTAATCACGTGCCTTGTGAAGCAGGTGTCGCGCTCATCGTGGCGGTGTACTCCGCCATCAAAAAACAGTCGGTGCTGGCGGGCCTTGTGATACTTGGGGACCTGAGCATCCAGGGCAATATCAAGTCCCTTCGATCTCTGGTGGAGCCTCTCCAGGTCGCCATGGATAACGGCGCACGTCGGGCGCTGGTGCCTTTGGAGAACAAGCGAAACTTCCTGGAGGTCTCGGGCGATATCGTAGAACGGGTCGATCCAATCTTCTTCTCGGACCCCATGACGGCAGCGATGAAGGCGCTGGGGATGACATAG
- a CDS encoding ThiF family adenylyltransferase translates to MSHKPSKELRRARRVVDEFPDLQVVHDLTWFEDVKRWGMCIDVKIAQDDARELAEQTRWWVVIDPFYPWGHIDVFPDLQDGIEKTFHHQNRNDPPRGSGIPWRRGKVCFWAPHHVFGRRAIVSEPIGNIERLRWVFIQLREWIRRAGSGALVAEGDPFELPDFCASDQLVAFSESVASFDLWSDVQYTHGIAEMGQLHKGAPLAVREFKTPQGKLLVKPSWGTVISEAPSQPVAVWIRLTELPVLPPFRAPATWGEFRSAVKNSGIRLDDILEKALATIRDGLRHIALIGFPIPQEYGPAKEPHQMHWQALSLPIVSRGRNYCHGFRPNAKGYWMRDRQKFFRDSDTIQWLKSINWHEDQLSGRGQINPVLSGRRIAIIGAGAIGSVLAELLVRGGVRELFIVDADTVEAGNLVRHTLSLADVGKPKAAALADHLNQVSPHARVEGVVEAFPHPLTAESETKLKECEVVLDCSATDDVMRVIGDWKWKSGTAIFSLSLGFEAERLYFLSGMPGTDYMRLLEEAFKSELEIDKELLESAELPTEATGCWHPLFPARIDRIWAMVGIAIGHIENMITSGEAMTAMLLKWADGQVTVERRI, encoded by the coding sequence ATGAGCCACAAACCCAGTAAAGAACTCCGGAGAGCCCGTCGGGTAGTTGATGAGTTTCCTGACTTACAGGTAGTCCACGACCTGACGTGGTTCGAAGATGTGAAACGCTGGGGAATGTGCATTGATGTCAAGATCGCACAGGATGATGCACGAGAATTGGCCGAACAGACAAGGTGGTGGGTGGTCATCGATCCCTTCTATCCTTGGGGACACATTGATGTCTTTCCCGATCTGCAAGATGGAATCGAAAAGACATTTCACCACCAGAACCGAAACGATCCGCCTCGGGGGTCTGGTATACCATGGAGAAGAGGGAAAGTGTGTTTCTGGGCCCCTCACCATGTATTCGGTCGGCGTGCCATCGTCTCAGAGCCAATTGGAAACATAGAGCGTCTTCGATGGGTCTTTATCCAGCTTCGTGAATGGATTAGGAGAGCCGGGAGTGGCGCACTTGTTGCTGAAGGTGATCCGTTTGAGCTGCCTGATTTCTGTGCCTCAGACCAATTGGTGGCATTCTCTGAATCTGTTGCATCATTCGATTTGTGGTCTGATGTCCAGTACACTCATGGTATTGCGGAAATGGGGCAACTGCACAAAGGAGCACCATTGGCTGTTCGAGAGTTCAAGACACCCCAAGGGAAGTTGCTCGTAAAGCCAAGCTGGGGAACGGTGATATCGGAAGCCCCATCTCAACCCGTGGCAGTTTGGATTCGACTCACAGAGTTACCCGTCCTTCCCCCTTTCCGTGCTCCTGCTACTTGGGGTGAATTTCGTTCGGCTGTTAAGAATAGCGGTATACGCCTTGATGATATTCTCGAAAAGGCGCTTGCTACAATCCGCGATGGTCTGCGACATATCGCTTTGATTGGCTTTCCAATCCCACAAGAATATGGCCCTGCAAAAGAACCCCATCAGATGCATTGGCAAGCGCTGTCTTTGCCAATTGTATCTCGTGGCCGAAACTACTGTCACGGGTTTCGCCCCAACGCGAAAGGATACTGGATGCGAGATCGGCAGAAGTTCTTTCGTGATAGCGACACCATTCAGTGGCTGAAATCTATCAACTGGCACGAGGACCAACTTTCTGGTCGTGGGCAGATTAATCCGGTGCTTTCTGGTCGCAGAATCGCAATCATCGGGGCCGGAGCTATCGGATCGGTACTTGCGGAACTATTGGTTCGTGGAGGCGTTCGAGAGCTTTTTATTGTTGATGCTGATACCGTCGAAGCGGGCAACCTTGTGCGCCATACACTGAGCTTGGCGGATGTTGGCAAACCTAAAGCTGCGGCTCTTGCTGACCATTTGAACCAAGTATCACCACACGCGCGCGTAGAGGGTGTTGTGGAGGCATTCCCTCATCCTCTCACGGCGGAAAGTGAAACGAAACTGAAGGAGTGCGAAGTGGTCCTTGATTGTAGTGCCACTGATGACGTCATGCGGGTAATAGGCGATTGGAAGTGGAAGTCAGGCACCGCCATATTTTCGCTTTCGCTAGGTTTCGAAGCTGAGCGATTGTATTTTCTCTCGGGTATGCCCGGAACTGACTACATGCGATTATTAGAGGAAGCATTTAAAAGCGAGTTGGAGATAGACAAGGAATTGCTGGAGAGTGCCGAACTGCCCACGGAGGCGACGGGTTGTTGGCATCCCCTTTTCCCTGCTCGAATCGACCGAATATGGGCTATGGTCGGCATTGCCATAGGTCATATTGAGAACATGATA
- a CDS encoding SAVED domain-containing protein has product MSKAVTARQQGDDYQAYHFWMLAAEMLRPTAKIAEVGYEVGDYKSFDDVAVKYAQPRIHAHGIEVDADYFQIKFSVNYCKAITAEALVDPSFIGAQSVSFLERLRDAVQKIPGGANHRFVLITPRPPDPNDTLSTLLNTSNGSINCDALLQGKTKNSRMGKIRELWASKLGLKDELELVPILQRLKIVCWPENLQDIIGHLNARLEAAGLQSWPESSRANPYPQLIRALCAEGKKWFTRECIMKAATREGLISSTILPSTSGTRLGIRTFMRWAENMEDETDAMLCLCGHFVDRYIRSPELWTSVIIPETTRFLRSNVRPGGNYVMDLQTLTSVAFLAGYLLDPKLNVKLAIVQDRGSVPWEVDSNRISAISDRWEQHISVVGNGRDLVVGISISRPVTADVTAYICKASLPAQEFVSLEPQGGPGQKTIVDATDAYGLAQHVVNHLSRIRKEKEILGPTHLFLAAPNVFSFFLGQLARPLGQIKLYEYHFGSGETGAYTPSVTINHEVRI; this is encoded by the coding sequence ATGAGCAAAGCTGTTACTGCTCGGCAACAAGGCGACGATTACCAGGCATACCACTTCTGGATGCTTGCGGCGGAGATGCTACGCCCTACAGCTAAGATTGCAGAGGTAGGTTACGAAGTAGGGGACTACAAGTCGTTCGATGACGTGGCCGTGAAATATGCCCAGCCCCGAATTCATGCGCATGGCATTGAGGTCGATGCCGACTACTTCCAGATAAAGTTTTCTGTGAACTACTGCAAGGCTATTACGGCCGAAGCACTGGTTGATCCGTCATTCATTGGGGCACAATCTGTCTCGTTCCTTGAAAGACTCCGGGATGCTGTTCAGAAAATACCTGGTGGGGCAAACCACCGATTTGTGCTTATCACTCCCCGCCCTCCTGATCCCAATGATACCTTGAGTACGCTTCTCAATACTTCGAATGGCAGCATTAACTGTGATGCTCTCCTTCAAGGCAAGACTAAGAATAGCCGCATGGGAAAAATTCGCGAACTATGGGCTTCGAAGCTCGGCTTGAAGGACGAGTTAGAGTTGGTGCCCATACTGCAGCGCCTGAAGATTGTATGCTGGCCCGAAAACCTTCAGGACATTATTGGTCATTTAAATGCACGCCTTGAAGCAGCAGGGTTGCAATCATGGCCAGAGTCATCCCGTGCTAATCCTTATCCTCAACTTATTCGGGCATTGTGCGCTGAAGGGAAAAAGTGGTTCACACGGGAATGCATAATGAAAGCAGCAACACGAGAGGGTCTTATAAGTTCCACTATACTGCCATCCACTTCTGGAACACGCCTTGGTATCAGAACATTCATGCGCTGGGCAGAAAACATGGAAGATGAAACGGATGCAATGCTCTGTTTATGCGGCCACTTTGTTGACCGATATATTCGATCCCCTGAACTCTGGACTTCAGTGATTATTCCAGAGACCACCAGATTTCTGAGAAGTAATGTGAGGCCCGGTGGCAACTATGTGATGGACCTCCAGACACTAACCTCTGTGGCGTTTCTCGCCGGCTATTTGCTTGATCCTAAACTCAATGTGAAGTTGGCCATCGTCCAAGACCGTGGCAGTGTACCATGGGAGGTAGATTCAAATCGAATCAGCGCGATATCTGACCGGTGGGAACAACATATCTCTGTTGTAGGTAATGGCCGCGACCTCGTGGTTGGCATCAGTATCAGCAGACCGGTGACAGCTGACGTGACCGCTTATATTTGTAAGGCCTCGCTACCAGCACAGGAATTCGTGAGTCTTGAACCTCAAGGAGGCCCCGGCCAGAAGACCATTGTTGACGCGACGGATGCTTATGGGCTTGCCCAACATGTGGTCAACCATCTTTCCAGGATACGGAAGGAAAAGGAAATCCTGGGTCCAACTCATCTGTTCTTGGCTGCCCCTAACGTTTTTTCTTTCTTCCTTGGGCAGTTGGCTAGGCCATTGGGTCAAATCAAGCTTTACGAGTACCACTTCGGCTCGGGCGAAACAGGGGCCTACACCCCTTCAGTCACCATCAATCACGAGGTGCGGATTTAG